A window of the Ostrea edulis chromosome 1, xbOstEdul1.1, whole genome shotgun sequence genome harbors these coding sequences:
- the LOC125651557 gene encoding neuropilin and tolloid-like protein 1 isoform X2 codes for MEGLVKGFPSAMFLLVCSIWILNSSYANRTDAPNSLTYNHQHLLGNKIDHACTNFTFGSMEFYSPNYPGKYPNNLECVRAIEAQPGFEIQLDFREKFDMESSENKECRYDYLEVRDGPFGYSQLFGRYCGKRFPPLLISKGRYLWLRFISDKAANYTGFKGVYSFIKKENYKPEMERLSVCRTPISHMHGSLSSAGMSTLLNGNVDCTWEIQAPPRSKIFLSNFKVAWRVQLSSPCDSTRIEVYETSTAQSSLKGSYCMGFIPDIVIDSSVAFIRVFSPALSIKPEMTFSYTILREANRPTFITATFDSTKMNDLVCSSFEFMCDKSCLSRSLLCDGIKNCPSGQDETKCEGKEEDSEVPVYVIVAGIVGGVLVTAIIIIICASLYCKENRKRKERELAKHQEKIKDNSIEMSSNSTTTTLGSKKGVPPVGYFSLPRSHGGKNYKDHRNSLTNSQSASEGDYPDQSSDQGTYKKFTVIDPYMDDETSPTLYNQSPCLTTIIERHDMPPQTELDGTYGWTGYGWKQPPSTLTENLAKLARYNMPQHEQQHPQKMYKYSPENKMYMDPKYEMYQEQKMLMNKDYKMKYGTPADKESSLQDDHNQKQFQMKIQDPDITRDLEVT; via the exons ATGGAAGGTCTTGTGAAAG GTTTTCCATCAGCCATGTTTTTGTTGGTGTGTTCGATTTGGATTCTGAATAGTTCATATGCAAATAGAACAG ATGCACCAAATTCTTTGACCTACAACCACCAACATCTTTTGGGGAACAAAATAGACCATGCGTGTACCAACTTTACTTTTGGTTCCATGGAATTCTACAGTCCAAATTACCCAGGGAAATACCCGAACAACCTAGAGTGTGTCAGAGCCATTGAAG CACAACCAGGATTTGAAATTCAGCTCGACTTCCGTGAAAAATTCGACATGGAATCGAGTGAAAATAAAGAATGCCGCTACGACTACTTGGAGGTTCGAGACGGACCGTTTGGGTATTCTCAACTGTTTGGAAGGTACTGCGGGAAGCGCTTCCCACCCCTTCTGATATCCAAGGGAAGATACTTGTGGCTGAGATTTATCAGCGACAAGGCTGCCAACTACACTGGATTTAAAGGAGTATACAGTTtcataaaaaaagaaa ACTACAAGCCAGAGATGGAGAGACTCAGCGTCTGTCGGACACCCATCAGCCATATGCACGGATCTTTGTCGTCTGCTGGTATGTCTACACTTTTGAATGGCAATGTAGATTGCACCTGGGAAATTCAGGCTCCACCAAGAAGCAAG ATTTTCCTGTCGAATTTTAAAGTGGCTTGGCGCGTGCAACTGTCTTCTCCGTGTGATTCCACAAGAATCGAGGTTTACGAGACATCGACAGCCCAGAGTTCTCTCAAGGGCTCCTATTGCATGGGATTTATACCGGACATAGTCATTGACAGCAGCGTGGCATTCATCAGAGTATTTTCCCCTGCTCTGTCAATCAAGCCGGAAATGACGTTTTCATACACCATTCTAAGGGAGGCAAACAGACCAACTTTTATAACAGCTACCTTTG attCCACGAAAATGAATGATTTGGTGTGTTCTTCATTTGAATTCATGTGTGATAAAAGTTGCCTCAGCAGATCACTGTTGTGTGATGGCATAAAAAATTGTCCATCGGGACAAGACGAGACGAAATGTGAAGGAAAGGAAGAGG ATTCTGAAGTGCCTGTGTACGTCATTGTTGCCGGTATCGTAGGGGGTGTTTTAGTCACTGCAATCATCATTATCATATGTGCTTCCTTGTACTGCAAGGAGAACCGGAAGCGGAAGGAACGAGAGCTTGCTAAGCATCAAGAAAAAATCAAAGACAATTCGATAGAAATGTCTAGTAATAGTACAACAACCACACTAGGAAGTAAAAAGGGCGTCCCTCCCGTGGGTTATTTTTCCCTACCGCGATCCCACGGAGGCAAAAATTACAAAGACCATAGAAATAGTTTGACAAACTCGCAGTCCGCCTCTGAAGGTGACTACCCGGATCAGTCTTCAGATCAGGGTACTTATAAAAAGTTCACCGTGATTGATCCGTACATGGATGACGAGACAAGTCCTACTCTGTATAATCAAAGTCCGTGTCTTACAACCATTATAGAGCGGCATGATATGCCCCCGCAGACAGAACTAGACGGTACCTATGGGTGGACGGGATACGGATGGAAACAGCCGCCATCAACGCTCACCGAAAATCTGGCTAAGCTGGCACGCTACAATATGCCTCAGCATGAACAGCAACATCcacaaaaaatgtacaaatatagcccagaaaacaaaatgtacatggaCCCAAAATACGAAATGTATCAAGAACAGAAAATGCTAATGAACaaagattataaaatgaaatatggtACACCAGCTGATAAAGAATCGTCCTTACAAGATGACCATAACCAGAAACAgtttcaaatgaaaattcaaGATCCCGATATAACGCGAGACTTGGAAGTGACGTAA
- the LOC125651557 gene encoding neuropilin and tolloid-like protein 1 isoform X1 yields the protein MYRLNIQRVIGFPSAMFLLVCSIWILNSSYANRTDAPNSLTYNHQHLLGNKIDHACTNFTFGSMEFYSPNYPGKYPNNLECVRAIEAQPGFEIQLDFREKFDMESSENKECRYDYLEVRDGPFGYSQLFGRYCGKRFPPLLISKGRYLWLRFISDKAANYTGFKGVYSFIKKENYKPEMERLSVCRTPISHMHGSLSSAGMSTLLNGNVDCTWEIQAPPRSKIFLSNFKVAWRVQLSSPCDSTRIEVYETSTAQSSLKGSYCMGFIPDIVIDSSVAFIRVFSPALSIKPEMTFSYTILREANRPTFITATFDSTKMNDLVCSSFEFMCDKSCLSRSLLCDGIKNCPSGQDETKCEGKEEDSEVPVYVIVAGIVGGVLVTAIIIIICASLYCKENRKRKERELAKHQEKIKDNSIEMSSNSTTTTLGSKKGVPPVGYFSLPRSHGGKNYKDHRNSLTNSQSASEGDYPDQSSDQGTYKKFTVIDPYMDDETSPTLYNQSPCLTTIIERHDMPPQTELDGTYGWTGYGWKQPPSTLTENLAKLARYNMPQHEQQHPQKMYKYSPENKMYMDPKYEMYQEQKMLMNKDYKMKYGTPADKESSLQDDHNQKQFQMKIQDPDITRDLEVT from the exons atgtacagatTGAATATACAACGAGTTATAG GTTTTCCATCAGCCATGTTTTTGTTGGTGTGTTCGATTTGGATTCTGAATAGTTCATATGCAAATAGAACAG ATGCACCAAATTCTTTGACCTACAACCACCAACATCTTTTGGGGAACAAAATAGACCATGCGTGTACCAACTTTACTTTTGGTTCCATGGAATTCTACAGTCCAAATTACCCAGGGAAATACCCGAACAACCTAGAGTGTGTCAGAGCCATTGAAG CACAACCAGGATTTGAAATTCAGCTCGACTTCCGTGAAAAATTCGACATGGAATCGAGTGAAAATAAAGAATGCCGCTACGACTACTTGGAGGTTCGAGACGGACCGTTTGGGTATTCTCAACTGTTTGGAAGGTACTGCGGGAAGCGCTTCCCACCCCTTCTGATATCCAAGGGAAGATACTTGTGGCTGAGATTTATCAGCGACAAGGCTGCCAACTACACTGGATTTAAAGGAGTATACAGTTtcataaaaaaagaaa ACTACAAGCCAGAGATGGAGAGACTCAGCGTCTGTCGGACACCCATCAGCCATATGCACGGATCTTTGTCGTCTGCTGGTATGTCTACACTTTTGAATGGCAATGTAGATTGCACCTGGGAAATTCAGGCTCCACCAAGAAGCAAG ATTTTCCTGTCGAATTTTAAAGTGGCTTGGCGCGTGCAACTGTCTTCTCCGTGTGATTCCACAAGAATCGAGGTTTACGAGACATCGACAGCCCAGAGTTCTCTCAAGGGCTCCTATTGCATGGGATTTATACCGGACATAGTCATTGACAGCAGCGTGGCATTCATCAGAGTATTTTCCCCTGCTCTGTCAATCAAGCCGGAAATGACGTTTTCATACACCATTCTAAGGGAGGCAAACAGACCAACTTTTATAACAGCTACCTTTG attCCACGAAAATGAATGATTTGGTGTGTTCTTCATTTGAATTCATGTGTGATAAAAGTTGCCTCAGCAGATCACTGTTGTGTGATGGCATAAAAAATTGTCCATCGGGACAAGACGAGACGAAATGTGAAGGAAAGGAAGAGG ATTCTGAAGTGCCTGTGTACGTCATTGTTGCCGGTATCGTAGGGGGTGTTTTAGTCACTGCAATCATCATTATCATATGTGCTTCCTTGTACTGCAAGGAGAACCGGAAGCGGAAGGAACGAGAGCTTGCTAAGCATCAAGAAAAAATCAAAGACAATTCGATAGAAATGTCTAGTAATAGTACAACAACCACACTAGGAAGTAAAAAGGGCGTCCCTCCCGTGGGTTATTTTTCCCTACCGCGATCCCACGGAGGCAAAAATTACAAAGACCATAGAAATAGTTTGACAAACTCGCAGTCCGCCTCTGAAGGTGACTACCCGGATCAGTCTTCAGATCAGGGTACTTATAAAAAGTTCACCGTGATTGATCCGTACATGGATGACGAGACAAGTCCTACTCTGTATAATCAAAGTCCGTGTCTTACAACCATTATAGAGCGGCATGATATGCCCCCGCAGACAGAACTAGACGGTACCTATGGGTGGACGGGATACGGATGGAAACAGCCGCCATCAACGCTCACCGAAAATCTGGCTAAGCTGGCACGCTACAATATGCCTCAGCATGAACAGCAACATCcacaaaaaatgtacaaatatagcccagaaaacaaaatgtacatggaCCCAAAATACGAAATGTATCAAGAACAGAAAATGCTAATGAACaaagattataaaatgaaatatggtACACCAGCTGATAAAGAATCGTCCTTACAAGATGACCATAACCAGAAACAgtttcaaatgaaaattcaaGATCCCGATATAACGCGAGACTTGGAAGTGACGTAA